From a region of the Cucumis sativus cultivar 9930 chromosome 6, Cucumber_9930_V3, whole genome shotgun sequence genome:
- the LOC116404579 gene encoding haloacid dehalogenase-like hydrolase domain-containing protein 3 has protein sequence MSLLSKLRCITIDVTGTLLAYKGELGDYYCMAAKSVGLPCPDYKRVHEGFKFAYKEMAKNYPCFGYAAKMPNIIWWKTCVRDSFIRAGYDYDEETFEKVFRRIYASFGSSAPYKVFEDSQPFLRWVREQGLMVGIVSNAEYRYQDVILPALGLNQGSEWDFGVFSGLEGVEKPDPRIYEIAIERAGNIAPEEALHIGDSLRKDYIPAKSVGMHGLLLDRFKTSDAEEWRKSGAVVLPDLVAAREWLQNN, from the exons atgtcGCTCTTGTCAAAATTGCGCTGTATCACCATAGATGTTACTGGTACATTGTTAGCTTACAAAGGGGAACTAGGTGATTACTATTGCATGGCAGCCAAATCCGTGGGGTTGCCATGCCCTGATTACAAGCGTGTGCATGAGGGCTTTAAGTTCGCTTACAAGGAGATGGCAAAAAACTACCCATGTTTTGGATATGCAGCAAAAATGCCTAACATCATTTGGTGGAAAACCTGCGTTAGAGATTCCTTTATCAGG GCTGGATATGATTATGATGAAGAGACTTTTGAGAAGGTGTTTAGACGTATATATGCATCCTTTGGTTCATCTGCTCCTTATAAGGTGTTTGAGGATTCCCAACCATTCCTTAGATGGGTGCGTGAGCAAGGTCTTATGGTTGGCATTGTTAGTAATGCAGAGTACCGGTACCAGGATGTGATCCTTCCTGCCTTAGGCTTGAATCAG GGATCGGAATGGGACTTTGGTGTATTCTCAGGTCTTGAGGGTGTGGAGAAACCAGATCCTAGAATCTACGAGATTGCGATTGAGAGAGCTGGAAATATAGCACCTGAAGAAGCTCTCCACATTGGAGACAGCTTGCGAAAAGATTATATTCCTGCAAAGAGTGTGGGAATGCATGGTCTGTTGTTGGATAGATTTAAGACATCAGATGCTGAGGAATGGAGGAAATCTGGGGCAGTGGTGCTTCCTGATCTGGTGGCTGCTCGAGAGTGGCTTCAGAATAACTGA